One window from the genome of Paraneptunicella aestuarii encodes:
- a CDS encoding helix-turn-helix domain-containing protein gives MSYYDVEGVLLRMREACNAQNESQLARFLGIQSSTIVAWRGAKKPPYWACYELYEKTGCTVEWMITGEAPKTFPHEDENKVFNLSIEEFTDSFIQTIANGVHMGTLSIGDQASKEDLQRLATWYYNSVNNTILFPTKAKPSKKEEGKSEDIKKEDS, from the coding sequence ATGAGTTACTACGACGTTGAGGGCGTACTACTACGTATGCGCGAAGCCTGTAACGCACAAAACGAATCACAGCTTGCCCGTTTTTTGGGAATTCAGTCCAGTACCATTGTGGCGTGGCGCGGAGCCAAGAAGCCACCCTATTGGGCCTGTTATGAGCTTTATGAAAAAACAGGCTGTACCGTCGAATGGATGATCACAGGCGAAGCGCCGAAAACCTTTCCTCATGAAGATGAAAATAAAGTTTTCAATTTATCTATTGAAGAATTCACCGACAGCTTTATTCAAACTATTGCAAATGGCGTGCATATGGGCACATTGAGTATTGGTGATCAAGCCTCCAAAGAAGACCTGCAACGCCTTGCCACCTGGTATTACAACTCGGTGAATAACACGATTTTATTTCCAACCAAAGCCAAGCCCTCTAAAAAAGAAGAGGGTAAAAGCGAAGACATTAAGAAAGAAGATAGTTAA
- a CDS encoding helix-turn-helix transcriptional regulator, producing the protein MRLISGSDLRAMRNVAGLTTRQMASAAGVKTRKTYENWEKNVGTPNVNQFFSMVKACGFEVFELLQALHLKSRPA; encoded by the coding sequence ATGAGACTCATTTCAGGAAGCGATTTACGTGCTATGCGCAACGTGGCCGGGCTTACAACACGACAAATGGCATCGGCAGCGGGTGTTAAAACCCGTAAAACGTATGAAAACTGGGAGAAGAACGTGGGAACACCTAATGTTAACCAGTTCTTTTCCATGGTTAAGGCGTGCGGTTTCGAGGTGTTTGAGCTTCTTCAAGCCTTGCATCTCAAGAGCAGGCCAGCCTGA
- a CDS encoding helix-turn-helix domain-containing protein, with translation MQVTNQKDIIERMMSVCGASIDAELASYLGVSSSQVIAWKNAKNPPFKACFQMYLKTGVTMEWLITGNNPANPGGNAQANAENNTESDKQAFIARYCETFNAGQAMEIVKLGEGASLSEVRRLGIMLYKAIQREPSFKPVSNLVLAPIFDNPSEQKAESSTL, from the coding sequence ATGCAGGTAACAAACCAAAAAGACATTATCGAACGTATGATGAGCGTATGTGGCGCGTCGATAGACGCAGAGCTCGCCAGTTATCTTGGGGTTAGTTCCAGCCAGGTGATTGCATGGAAGAATGCCAAGAACCCGCCCTTTAAAGCCTGTTTTCAAATGTACTTAAAAACGGGAGTGACTATGGAATGGTTAATTACCGGGAACAACCCTGCTAATCCTGGCGGCAATGCGCAGGCTAACGCCGAAAATAATACAGAAAGCGACAAACAGGCATTTATCGCACGCTACTGCGAAACCTTCAATGCCGGGCAAGCTATGGAAATTGTGAAACTGGGCGAGGGTGCAAGTTTGTCGGAAGTGCGCAGGTTAGGCATTATGCTGTACAAAGCGATTCAACGAGAGCCTTCTTTTAAACCGGTATCCAACCTCGTACTTGCCCCCATATTTGATAACCCGTCTGAACAAAAGGCGGAAAGCTCGACTCTATAA